A DNA window from Streptomyces parvus contains the following coding sequences:
- the cobO gene encoding cob(I)yrinic acid a,c-diamide adenosyltransferase — MPQGQPTTVPDDGLTTRQRRNRPLLFVHTGVGKGKSTAAFGLALRAWNQGWPIGVFQFVKSAKWKVGEENALKVLGASGEGGTVDWHKMGEGWSWVQRDGQLDNEEKAREGWEQVKRDLAAETYKLYVLDEFAYPLHWGWIDTDEVVEVMRNRPGTQHVVITGRNAPDKLIEAADLVTDMSKVKHPMDAGQKGQRGIEW, encoded by the coding sequence ATGCCACAGGGACAGCCGACCACGGTGCCGGACGACGGGCTCACCACCCGTCAGCGGCGCAACCGCCCGCTCCTGTTCGTCCACACGGGCGTCGGGAAGGGCAAGTCCACCGCCGCCTTCGGGCTCGCGCTGCGGGCCTGGAACCAGGGGTGGCCGATCGGGGTGTTCCAGTTCGTGAAGTCCGCGAAGTGGAAGGTCGGCGAGGAGAACGCGCTGAAGGTGCTGGGAGCGAGCGGCGAGGGCGGCACCGTCGACTGGCACAAGATGGGCGAGGGCTGGTCCTGGGTCCAGCGCGACGGCCAGCTCGACAACGAGGAGAAGGCCCGCGAGGGCTGGGAGCAGGTCAAGCGGGACCTGGCGGCGGAGACGTACAAGCTGTACGTGCTCGACGAGTTCGCCTATCCCCTGCACTGGGGCTGGATCGACACCGACGAGGTCGTCGAGGTCATGCGGAACCGGCCCGGCACCCAGCATGTGGTGATCACCGGCCGCAACGCGCCGGACAAGCTCATCGAGGCCGCCGACCTGGTGACCGACATGTCGAAGGTCAAGCACCCGATGGACGCGGGGCAGAAGGGCCAGAGGGGCATCGAGTGGTGA
- a CDS encoding ZIP family metal transporter: MAVFVALGAFLMTLAGGWVAQRVTDRRHLVLGLAGGLMLGVVGLDLLPEAIEAAGEPVLGVPMALLLFVGGFLVAHLVERLLSVRQVAHGAGGQHGERVPQVGLAAAAAMVGHSLMDGIALGAAFQVSGSMGVAVALAVISHDFADGFNTYTLTSLYGNARRKALLMLFAAAVAPVVGAATTLLFTLPEELLGGYLGFFGGALLYLAAAEILPEAHHTHPARSTLLCTIGGVGFIWLVVGIAE; encoded by the coding sequence ATGGCGGTGTTCGTCGCGCTCGGCGCGTTCCTGATGACCCTGGCCGGCGGCTGGGTCGCCCAACGCGTCACCGACCGCCGCCATCTGGTGCTCGGCCTCGCGGGAGGCCTGATGCTCGGCGTGGTCGGTCTCGACCTCCTGCCGGAGGCGATCGAGGCGGCGGGCGAGCCGGTGCTCGGGGTGCCGATGGCGCTGCTGCTCTTCGTGGGCGGCTTCCTGGTGGCCCATCTGGTCGAGCGGCTGCTCTCCGTACGCCAGGTGGCACACGGGGCGGGCGGGCAGCACGGCGAGCGCGTACCGCAGGTGGGGCTGGCGGCGGCCGCCGCGATGGTCGGCCACAGCCTGATGGACGGCATCGCGCTCGGCGCCGCCTTCCAGGTCAGCGGCTCCATGGGCGTGGCCGTCGCGCTGGCGGTGATCAGTCATGACTTCGCCGACGGATTCAACACGTACACCCTCACCAGTCTGTACGGGAACGCCCGCCGCAAAGCGCTCCTGATGTTGTTCGCGGCCGCCGTGGCACCGGTCGTGGGCGCGGCGACGACGCTGCTGTTCACCCTTCCGGAGGAACTGCTCGGCGGCTATCTCGGCTTCTTCGGCGGAGCCCTGCTCTACCTGGCCGCTGCGGAGATCCTTCCCGAGGCGCACCACACCCATCCCGCCCGCTCCACCCTTCTCTGCACCATCGGGGGCGTGGGCTTCATCTGGCTGGTCGTCGGCATCGCCGAGTGA
- a CDS encoding cobyrinate a,c-diamide synthase: MVSVPRLVIAAPASNSGKTTVATGLMAAFAARGLAVSPHKVGPDYIDPGYHSLATGRPGRNLDAYMCGTDLVAPLFAHGSAGCDLAVVEGVMGLYDGASGQGELASTAQVAKLLKAPVVLVVDASSQSRSVAALVHGFASWDPQVRIGGVILNKVASDRHEALLRDALDESGLPVLGVIRRAPQVATPSRHLGLVPVAERQSEAVDAVRAMGERVRAGCDLDALLALARTAPAPAVEPWQPAYGRAATGQGPRPVVAVAGGAAFTFAYAEHAELLTAAGAEVVTFDPLRDEKLPAGTAGLVIGGGFPEMYAPELSANEPLRRAVTELALSGAPVAAECAGLLYLARELDGKPMCGVLDAGARMSERLTLGYRQAVAVSDSPLAAAGTRVRGHEFHRTVLEPAAGATPAWGMHQPERRVEGYVQRGVHASYLHTHWAASPEVARRFVEHCRVLPAR; this comes from the coding sequence GTGGTGAGTGTGCCCCGTCTGGTCATCGCCGCGCCGGCCTCCAACAGCGGCAAGACCACCGTCGCCACCGGTCTGATGGCCGCCTTCGCCGCGCGCGGGCTGGCCGTCTCGCCGCACAAGGTCGGCCCGGACTACATCGATCCGGGCTACCACTCCCTGGCGACGGGCCGCCCCGGCCGGAATCTCGACGCGTACATGTGCGGGACGGACCTCGTCGCCCCGCTCTTCGCGCACGGGTCCGCGGGGTGCGACCTCGCCGTGGTCGAGGGCGTGATGGGGCTGTACGACGGTGCCTCGGGCCAGGGGGAGCTGGCATCGACCGCGCAGGTGGCCAAGCTGCTCAAGGCGCCCGTGGTGCTGGTGGTGGACGCCTCCTCGCAGTCCCGGTCCGTGGCGGCCCTGGTGCACGGGTTCGCCTCCTGGGACCCTCAGGTGCGGATCGGCGGGGTGATCCTGAACAAGGTGGCCTCCGACCGGCACGAGGCGCTGCTGCGGGACGCGCTGGACGAGTCGGGGCTGCCGGTGCTCGGGGTGATCCGGCGGGCGCCGCAGGTCGCGACGCCCTCGCGGCACCTGGGACTGGTCCCGGTGGCCGAGCGGCAGAGCGAAGCGGTGGACGCCGTTCGGGCCATGGGCGAGCGGGTGCGCGCCGGGTGCGACCTGGACGCGCTGCTGGCGCTGGCGCGGACGGCTCCCGCACCGGCGGTCGAGCCGTGGCAGCCCGCGTACGGCCGCGCCGCCACCGGTCAGGGCCCCCGGCCCGTCGTCGCCGTGGCGGGCGGGGCGGCGTTCACCTTCGCGTACGCGGAGCACGCCGAGCTGCTGACGGCGGCCGGTGCGGAGGTCGTGACCTTCGATCCGCTGCGGGACGAGAAGCTGCCCGCGGGTACGGCGGGACTCGTCATCGGTGGCGGGTTCCCGGAGATGTACGCCCCCGAGCTGTCGGCCAACGAGCCGTTGCGGCGGGCGGTCACGGAACTGGCCCTGAGCGGTGCGCCGGTGGCCGCCGAGTGCGCGGGGCTGCTGTATCTGGCCCGGGAGCTGGACGGGAAGCCGATGTGCGGGGTGCTGGACGCCGGGGCCCGGATGTCCGAGCGGCTGACGCTCGGGTACCGGCAGGCGGTGGCGGTCTCGGACAGCCCGCTGGCGGCGGCGGGGACCCGGGTGCGGGGGCACGAGTTCCACCGCACGGTGCTGGAGCCCGCCGCGGGGGCCACTCCGGCCTGGGGCATGCACCAGCCGGAGCGGCGGGTCGAGGGGTACGTCCAGCGGGGCGTGCACGCGAGCTATCTGCACACCCACTGGGCCGCGTCGCCCGAGGTGGCCCGGCGGTTCGTGGAGCACTGCCGGGTGCTTCCGGCGCGGTGA